In the genome of Kitasatospora cathayae, one region contains:
- a CDS encoding MerR family transcriptional regulator, translating to MTSGVTTGQAAAFAGVTIKTIRHYHLLGLVDEPRRDGSGYRRYGSSDLLRLVQVRTLAESGIPLSEIGALLDADPQRFAADLAEVKRRLTERIEELTARRDLLDRLANGDRALLPDRACALLERAADLGFTPDQVETYREGMVLARALVPDGFDDFLTEAEHALDDTRFVTLNKQCWAAKDWEPDDPRIEELATAVADRFLANPALLAIPNGLQARTDATRYGLLNHHGEDQAPAMAQLTTLVETKLRSAGVDIPHQ from the coding sequence ATGACCAGCGGTGTCACGACCGGCCAGGCGGCGGCTTTCGCCGGCGTCACGATCAAGACCATTCGCCACTACCACCTGCTCGGCCTGGTCGACGAACCGCGCCGTGACGGTTCCGGATATCGCCGCTACGGGTCGTCCGACCTGCTGCGGCTGGTCCAGGTCCGGACTCTGGCCGAGTCCGGCATACCGCTGTCCGAGATCGGCGCCCTGCTCGACGCCGATCCGCAGCGGTTCGCCGCCGACCTGGCCGAGGTCAAACGGCGGCTGACCGAGCGGATCGAGGAGCTGACCGCGCGCCGCGACCTGCTGGACCGGCTCGCCAACGGCGACCGGGCCCTGCTGCCCGACCGGGCCTGCGCGTTGTTGGAGCGGGCCGCCGACCTCGGATTCACCCCGGACCAGGTGGAGACCTACCGCGAGGGCATGGTGCTGGCCAGGGCCCTGGTCCCCGACGGCTTCGACGACTTCCTCACCGAGGCCGAGCACGCCCTCGACGACACCCGGTTCGTCACCTTGAACAAGCAGTGCTGGGCCGCCAAGGACTGGGAACCCGACGACCCCCGCATCGAGGAACTCGCGACCGCCGTGGCCGACCGCTTCCTCGCCAACCCCGCGCTGCTCGCGATCCCGAATGGCCTCCAGGCCCGCACCGACGCCACCCGGTACGGCCTGCTCAACCACCACGGCGAAGACCAGGCACCGGCCATGGCCCAGCTGACCACGCTGGTCGAGACGAAACTGCGCTCCGCCGGCGTGGACATCCCCCACCAATAG
- a CDS encoding alpha/beta fold hydrolase encodes MTNSNTIRPAWSGMLPVEDTALAVTDTGGAGTAVVYLNGTFAGQRHWRPVIDELGSGWRHISYDERARGKSKKSADYSFEACVRDLDAVLTARRVERPLLVGWSYGALLGVRWAARNPGRVAGVVGVDGPYPVGWTDEADLEKVRQLFRKFRWALPMAHLIGNAARMSAEQHAEISVEAHKLHAALEPVLDGVTVPVRYVVASGEAFGSSGTLQEDMRATLGPLLARNPNLTVSAKVASNHGTIVRKDFRAIAEAVREVAALTRESH; translated from the coding sequence ATGACGAACTCGAACACGATTCGCCCGGCCTGGAGTGGCATGTTGCCGGTGGAGGACACCGCGCTGGCCGTGACCGACACCGGTGGGGCAGGTACCGCTGTGGTCTACCTGAACGGTACCTTCGCCGGCCAGCGGCACTGGCGGCCCGTCATCGACGAGCTGGGGTCGGGGTGGCGACACATCTCCTACGACGAGCGGGCCCGCGGCAAATCGAAGAAGTCGGCGGACTATTCGTTCGAAGCCTGTGTCCGTGATCTCGACGCCGTCCTCACGGCGAGGCGGGTGGAGCGGCCGCTGCTGGTGGGCTGGTCCTACGGCGCGTTGCTCGGGGTGCGGTGGGCCGCTCGGAATCCGGGCCGCGTCGCCGGCGTGGTCGGGGTCGACGGCCCTTACCCGGTGGGCTGGACCGACGAGGCCGACCTGGAAAAGGTCCGGCAGCTGTTCCGTAAGTTCCGATGGGCGTTGCCGATGGCGCACCTCATCGGCAACGCCGCGCGGATGAGCGCCGAACAGCATGCCGAGATCAGCGTCGAGGCCCACAAACTCCACGCCGCCCTCGAACCGGTCCTCGACGGTGTGACCGTCCCGGTCCGGTACGTGGTCGCCTCGGGGGAGGCTTTCGGAAGCTCCGGTACTTTGCAGGAGGACATGCGCGCCACTCTCGGCCCGCTGCTCGCCCGCAACCCGAACCTCACGGTGAGCGCGAAGGTCGCCAGCAACCACGGCACGATCGTGCGCAAGGACTTCCGCGCCATCGCCGAGGCCGTCCGCGAGGTCGCCGCCCTCACCCGCGAGAGTCACTGA